The DNA window AAAAGTTCTTTCTTCGCCACGAGATTTGGCCCATCTTCCGTTACCATCCATAATGATAGCAACATGCTTTGGTAAATTCTCTGAATTTATTTTATCTTTAATCAACGACATATTAATTACTCACAATAACATGGAGGTCTACCAAAGGAGAATGTAAGACCTAAACTAAAGGTATTCATCCAGTCTTTGGATTTAGTGTCTCCAATATTCCTATCTCTAATAAATGCAGTCTCTCTTTCTTTAGAAACAGCGTAATAATCTCCGGTTTGTAATAAAGACCCTCCGGTGGCAGGGTTTAAAATGTCTCCATTATAAGTAGATACTACATCTTTAGCCACTACTTTACTATGATCTAACTGATCTGTTAATGTATATCTAAATGTAGCTTCTGCAAATATTGCCCAGCTATGATTAAACTTATATTTCAATCCTACTCCAAAAGGAATGTGCATTGTTACTTTTTTGCCAAGTGAATATTCAGCTTTTGTTGTAAAGTCCATTTCATTAATTGGAGCTTGAGCCACACCATCTGCATCTCTTTTAAAATCATTAACAAGAGTAGCTTTAGGGGCGTCAAACATTAAACCTCCAATTCCTCCAAAGATATATGGACTTACCATACTTATCTGCTCATTATTCACAGGAAAAAAATTATATTCAAACATTAAACTAGCTTCATATACATTATTTTTCCCAAATGAGTTTCTGTTTCTTCTATAATCTTCTTTTGCTGCTTTATCACTAAACTGAACCTGATTATATCCTAAATCTAATCTAACAGTTTGATAGGGGTTAAAATTAAATCTATATAGAATACCTCCATAAAATGGAACTCCCCAATCTGATGCTCTGCTTAAATCCAACGGCTTTTGTAAAATATAACTCGTACTTCCTATATCACCCACTAGGTTACTCATACCTAGACGAACTCCCAATTCGTTTCTTTGTGCTTTCACACTCACCAATGTTCCAAGGACGGCAAGGAAGCTAAATAATAATTTTTTATTCATAAAAGAATATGGATTTATGGTTATTTTAAAATTTAATTTTTGCAAATATAAAACATTTTTATATTAATGATATTCTTAATGTTTAGTTAAAAACAAACAAAAAAACATAATTTGTTATAAAGTAAACGACAAAGTGCCGAAAATATTCTTTTTTTAATAGATTCAATAAATCTGATCTACAATAAACCCCCATTAAATGAGGGTTCAATGTATTATTTTTTATTAAATATGGTTTGTACCTTATTTCTTATTTTTATTAATAGTGGTTCTTTATAATTTTTATCTTCATCAAAATATCCGTACCCGTATCCATAACCATATCCATATCCGTATCCTTGCTTTATGATGTAATCGTTATAAACAAGACCTAAATTCTCAATTTCATTATTATGGTATTTTTCTGTAATCATCTTAAGCATATATTTCTCTGTATATTCATGACGAACCACATAGATATTGGTGTCCGAATATTTCATCAATTCATAAGAATCCGCCACAAGGCCTACAGGAGGGGAATCTATTATAATAAAATCATATATATTCTTGAGTTCTTCAATAAATTTAATATTCTTATTACTCATCAATAATTCAGATGGATTAGGTGGAATAGGTCCGGAAGTAGCAACATCCAGATTAGGAATATTTGTTTTATTAATAATTTGATCAATAGAAACTTCACCAGTTAAATAATTTGAAATTCCATATTTATTATCAATCTTAAAATCCCCAAAGATCTTTGGTTTTCTTAAGTCCATTCCTAATAAAATAGTTTTTTTATCACTTAGTCCAAGAACCGATGCAAGATTAATTGAAACATAAGTTTTACCTTCTCCACCAATAGACGACGTAATAAGCACTACCTTGCTTTTCTCATTTTCTCCGGATAGGAATCTCATATTTGCTCTTATCCCTCTAAATGCCTCCGAAACTGAAGATTTTGGCTGATCCAAAACAGTAAGCATATTTTCGTTGTTATTGTTACCTACCACTCCAAGTAGTGGAATTTTGGTTGCACTCAGTAATTCTTTAATATTTCTTACTTTATTGTCTAACAATTCTCCAATCAAGATAAATAATAAAGGCAGGAGTAATAACCCACCCATAATAAGAAGCTTAGTTCCTTTTATATTGGGTCCGATCGGAGATTGTCCCACATTTTTTGCAGGGTCAATCACAGAGATATCAGACTGATTGGTTGCCATTCTCATTTTAGTTTCATTCTGTCTTCCAAGTAAACTATTATAGGTAGCTTCAATCATATTATATCCCCTTTCTGCATCTAAATATCTTCTTTCTTTTTCAGGGTAAGCTTCAAGATCAGCATTAGCATCAGATACCTGCCTATTAATTTTATTGATCTCAATATTATATCCGTTATAATAGGTATTTAAAGAATTGGAAGAGCTTAGTTTGGCATCGCTGATAAGCCTGTTGATTTCTTTCATAGGCTCCGAATTCGGTGTATAAATTGTCGCCATCTCTCTTCTTTTAAGATACAATGCTTTCAGTTCGGAGACGGATGCTGAGAACATTCCATCATCAAAACCTGCGGCACTCGTGCTGATCATTTTATCAAAGTTCTGTGTCTCCAGAGT is part of the Chryseobacterium paludis genome and encodes:
- a CDS encoding exopolysaccharide transport family protein → MIPGKETTVEKNNSQKDKSGSFELFDIEHFLRRILKNWYWFVLMLLIGYCISWMYGKYYAQNIYASNLSLSVSNNTSSYFTPNQSINFIWGQGGNQDGIYLKKMLLSRSHNEFLVKELDLFVNYSTKGSIKSTYLDKDDSPVFVQIDKKHLQQMDYPITFIPKSGNTYEVILPEKGESTNLYNYELEGFQNIKGYKKPANKIIKVGEWFTAPNLKFRLLQNPGTPSIKLENIIVNLSTVNQSVNGIVSTIGVEFDKEINSIMIITKTGLNLNGTVNFLNKSVSELQKKRLLDKITVDKNTDTYLQDNLTGIRKKLDSSANVLNYLKTSEKLYDIKDRDEKSLTKIKDLEAKKADLTSKISSLNTIKNTLETQNFDKMISTSAAGFDDGMFSASVSELKALYLKRREMATIYTPNSEPMKEINRLISDAKLSSSNSLNTYYNGYNIEINKINRQVSDANADLEAYPEKERRYLDAERGYNMIEATYNSLLGRQNETKMRMATNQSDISVIDPAKNVGQSPIGPNIKGTKLLIMGGLLLLPLLFILIGELLDNKVRNIKELLSATKIPLLGVVGNNNNENMLTVLDQPKSSVSEAFRGIRANMRFLSGENEKSKVVLITSSIGGEGKTYVSINLASVLGLSDKKTILLGMDLRKPKIFGDFKIDNKYGISNYLTGEVSIDQIINKTNIPNLDVATSGPIPPNPSELLMSNKNIKFIEELKNIYDFIIIDSPPVGLVADSYELMKYSDTNIYVVRHEYTEKYMLKMITEKYHNNEIENLGLVYNDYIIKQGYGYGYGYGYGYGYFDEDKNYKEPLLIKIRNKVQTIFNKK
- the porG gene encoding type IX secretion system protein PorG; this encodes MNKKLLFSFLAVLGTLVSVKAQRNELGVRLGMSNLVGDIGSTSYILQKPLDLSRASDWGVPFYGGILYRFNFNPYQTVRLDLGYNQVQFSDKAAKEDYRRNRNSFGKNNVYEASLMFEYNFFPVNNEQISMVSPYIFGGIGGLMFDAPKATLVNDFKRDADGVAQAPINEMDFTTKAEYSLGKKVTMHIPFGVGLKYKFNHSWAIFAEATFRYTLTDQLDHSKVVAKDVVSTYNGDILNPATGGSLLQTGDYYAVSKERETAFIRDRNIGDTKSKDWMNTFSLGLTFSFGRPPCYCE